A genomic window from Streptomyces brevispora includes:
- a CDS encoding AAA family ATPase — protein MTTYDDRASLTDLTTTAERVRRSVESVIEGKPEVVRLSLTVLLAEGHLLIEDVPGVGKTMLAKALARSVDCSVRRIQFTPDLLPSDITGVSIFDQQRREFEFKPGAIFAQIVIGDEINRASPKTQSALLESMEERQVTIDGHSYELPDPFMVVATQNPVEMEGTYPLPEAQRDRFMARVSIGYPSPEAELQMLDVHGGVSPLDDLQPVAHAHDIVKLIEAVRTVHVADAVRRYAVQLVGATRGHPDLRLGASPRATLHLLRAAKASAALSGRDYCLPDDVQALAVAVLAHRLLPTAQAQLNRRTAEQVVLEILQQTPVPTAAGGASVPVPQHQPGASYGSRQQPGVRRL, from the coding sequence GTGACGACCTATGACGATCGAGCGAGCCTCACAGATCTGACCACCACAGCGGAGCGGGTGCGCAGGTCGGTGGAGAGTGTGATCGAGGGCAAGCCTGAGGTCGTACGGCTTTCGCTGACCGTGCTGCTCGCGGAGGGACATCTGCTGATCGAGGATGTTCCCGGCGTCGGCAAGACCATGCTGGCCAAGGCGCTGGCACGGTCCGTCGACTGCTCGGTGCGACGCATTCAGTTCACACCGGACCTGCTGCCCTCGGACATCACCGGGGTGTCCATCTTCGACCAGCAGCGTCGCGAGTTCGAGTTCAAACCGGGCGCGATCTTCGCCCAGATCGTGATCGGCGACGAGATCAACCGCGCCTCGCCCAAGACCCAGTCCGCGCTGCTGGAGTCGATGGAGGAGCGCCAGGTCACGATCGACGGGCACAGCTATGAGCTGCCCGACCCGTTCATGGTCGTGGCCACCCAGAACCCGGTGGAGATGGAGGGCACGTATCCGCTGCCCGAGGCCCAGCGCGACCGGTTCATGGCCAGGGTGTCGATCGGCTATCCCAGCCCCGAGGCCGAGCTCCAGATGCTCGATGTGCACGGCGGCGTCTCGCCCCTCGACGATCTGCAGCCGGTGGCGCACGCACACGACATCGTGAAGCTGATCGAAGCGGTACGGACGGTCCATGTCGCCGACGCCGTCCGCCGGTACGCGGTGCAGCTCGTCGGGGCCACCCGCGGCCATCCCGATCTCAGACTCGGCGCCTCGCCGCGCGCCACCCTGCATCTCCTGCGTGCGGCGAAGGCCTCCGCGGCACTGAGCGGCCGGGACTACTGCCTGCCCGACGACGTGCAGGCGCTGGCGGTCGCGGTGCTCGCACACCGTCTGCTGCCGACCGCACAGGCCCAGCTGAACCGCCGTACCGCCGAGCAGGTCGTGCTGGAGATCCTCCAGCAGACACCGGTGCCGACCGCGGCGGGCGGCGCGTCCGTCCCGGTGCCGCAGCATCAGCCGGGCGCCTCGTACGGCAGTCGGCAGCAGCCCGGCGTACGGCGGCTCTGA
- the rsmH gene encoding 16S rRNA (cytosine(1402)-N(4))-methyltransferase RsmH — protein MSQTRHVPVMLQRCLDLLAPALEAPGPQPPVVVDCTLGLGGHSEALLSAFPTARLIALDRDREALRLSGERLAPYGDRATLVHAVYDELPEVLARLGVPKVQGILFDLGVSSMQLDEADRGFAYAQDAPLDMRMDQTTGIGAAEVLNTYPPGELVRILRAYGEEKQAKRIVSAVVREREKEPFSNSARLVELIRDSLPQAAKRTGGNPAKRTFQALRIEVNGELSVLERAIPAAVRSLDVGGRIAVLSYHSLEDRLVKQVLAAGAANTAPAGLPVVPERYQPRLKLLTRGAELPTEEEVAENRRAAPARLRGAQRIRAEER, from the coding sequence ATGAGCCAGACCCGACACGTCCCGGTGATGCTCCAGCGGTGCCTGGACCTGTTGGCCCCGGCTCTCGAGGCACCGGGACCGCAGCCGCCCGTGGTCGTCGACTGCACGCTGGGCCTCGGCGGACACAGCGAGGCACTGCTCTCCGCCTTCCCCACCGCCCGGCTGATCGCGCTGGACCGGGACAGGGAGGCGCTGCGTCTCTCGGGCGAGCGGCTCGCCCCCTACGGCGACCGCGCCACACTGGTGCACGCCGTGTACGACGAACTGCCCGAGGTGCTCGCCCGGCTCGGCGTGCCCAAGGTCCAGGGAATCCTGTTCGACCTCGGCGTCTCCTCCATGCAACTGGACGAGGCCGACCGAGGGTTCGCGTACGCCCAGGACGCCCCGCTCGACATGCGCATGGACCAGACGACCGGCATCGGTGCGGCCGAGGTGCTCAACACCTACCCGCCGGGCGAACTGGTCCGGATCCTGCGGGCGTACGGCGAGGAGAAGCAGGCCAAGCGGATCGTCTCCGCCGTCGTCCGCGAACGCGAGAAGGAACCCTTCAGCAACAGCGCCAGGCTCGTCGAGCTGATCCGTGACTCGCTGCCGCAGGCCGCCAAGCGCACCGGCGGCAACCCCGCCAAACGCACCTTCCAGGCACTGCGCATCGAGGTGAACGGCGAGCTCTCCGTGCTGGAACGGGCGATCCCGGCCGCCGTGCGGAGCCTCGACGTCGGCGGGCGCATCGCCGTCCTCTCGTACCACTCGCTGGAGGACCGGCTGGTCAAGCAGGTGTTGGCGGCCGGCGCCGCCAACACCGCTCCGGCCGGGCTCCCGGTCGTCCCCGAGCGCTACCAGCCCCGGCTGAAACTGCTGACGCGCGGCGCGGAGCTGCCCACCGAGGAGGAGGTCGCCGAGAACCGGCGCGCCGCCCCCGCCAGGCTGCGCGGTGCCCAGCGGATCCGGGCGGAGGAGCGATGA
- a CDS encoding beta-class carbonic anhydrase — MSTSAHSPAEPSAPVAGQARTGGTVTDHLVKANVHYAAEFSDPGMDAKPVLRVAVVACMDARLDLHKALGLALGDCHTIRNAGGVVTDDVIRSLTISQRALGTRSVILIHHTNCGMESITEEFRQELEAEVGQRPVWAVEAYSDADQDVRQSMQRVRTSPFLLHNDDVRGFVFDVTSGLLREILPTS; from the coding sequence ATGTCGACTTCCGCGCATTCCCCCGCCGAGCCTTCCGCCCCCGTCGCCGGCCAGGCCCGCACCGGTGGCACGGTCACCGACCACCTCGTCAAGGCGAACGTCCACTACGCGGCCGAGTTCAGCGATCCCGGCATGGACGCGAAGCCGGTGCTGCGCGTCGCCGTGGTCGCCTGCATGGACGCCCGGCTCGACCTGCACAAGGCGCTCGGTCTGGCGCTCGGCGACTGCCACACCATCCGCAACGCGGGCGGCGTGGTCACCGACGACGTGATCCGCTCGCTGACCATCAGCCAGCGGGCCCTCGGCACCCGCAGCGTGATACTGATCCACCACACGAACTGCGGCATGGAGTCGATCACCGAGGAGTTCCGTCAGGAGCTGGAGGCGGAGGTCGGCCAGCGCCCCGTCTGGGCCGTGGAGGCCTACAGTGACGCGGACCAGGACGTGCGGCAGTCGATGCAGCGTGTCCGCACCTCGCCGTTCCTGCTGCACAACGATGATGTGCGCGGCTTCGTCTTCGATGTGACCAGCGGTCTGCTGCGCGAGATCCTTCCGACTTCCTGA